A stretch of the Vigna radiata var. radiata cultivar VC1973A chromosome 7, Vradiata_ver6, whole genome shotgun sequence genome encodes the following:
- the LOC106769416 gene encoding metal transporter Nramp3, producing MSGNTEEQPLLPDSLQEEEELQETAYESSEKIVVVGIDESGSEDNWGRVPPFSWKKLWLFTGPGFLMSIAFLDPGNLEGDLQAGAIAGYSLLWLLMWATAMGLLIQLLSARLGVATGKHLAELCREEYPAWARIVLWIMAELALIGSDIQEVIGSAIAIRILSRGVVPLWAGVVITALDCFIFLFLENYGVRTLEALFAVLIGVMAISFAWMFGEAKPSGKELLLGVLIPKLSSRTIQQAVGVVGCLIMPHNVFLHSALVQSRQVDRSKKGRVQEALNYYSIESTLALVVSFIINIFVTTVFAKGFYGSELANSIGLANAGQYLEETYGGGLFPILYIWGIGLLAAGQSSTITGTYAGQFIMGGFLNLRLKKWMRALITRSCAIIPTMIVALLFDTSEGSLDVLNEWLNVLQSVQIPFALIPLLYLVSKEQIMGTFRIGYVLKITSWLVAALVIVINGYLLTEFFSSEVNGPLFGAVVGAITAAYVAFLLYLIWRAIAFYLGKA from the exons ATGTCTGGGAACACGGAAGAGCAGCCATTGTTGCCGGACTCCTTGCAGGAAGAAGAGGAGCTGCAAGAAACAGCCTACGAATCCTCGGAGAAGATCGTGGTCGTGGGAATCGACGAGTCCGGTAGCGAGGACAATTGGGGGAGAGTGCCTCCTTTCTCCTGGAAGAAGCTATGGCTCTTTACTGGGCCGGGTTTTCTCATGAGCATAGCGTTTCTGGACCCGGGCAACCTCGAGGGAGACCTTCAGGCCGGAGCTATTGCCGGCTACTCCCTGCTGTGGCTTTTGATGTGGGCAACGGCCATGGGCCTCTTGATCCAGCTCCTCTCCGCCCGCCTCGGCGTCGCCACCGGGAAGCACCTCGCTGAACTCTGCAGGGAAGAGTACCCTGCGTGGGCCCGGATAGTGCTTTGGATCATGGCCGAACTCGCTCTCATTGGTTCTGATATTCAGGAGGTTATTGGAAGCGCTATTGCCATCAGGATTCTCAGTCGTGGGGTTGTGCCCCTTTGGGCGGGGGTCGTCATCACTGCTCTTGATTG ttttatttttctctttcttgagAACTATGGTGTGAGGACACTGGAAGCTCTTTTTGCTGTTCTCATTGGTGTGATGGCAATCTCGTTCGCGTGGATGTTTGGTGAAGCAAAGCCCAGTGGCAAGGAACTGCTTCTTG GCGTTTTGATTCCAAAACTCAGTTCCAGAACTATACAACAGGCTGTTGGAGTTGTGGGGTGCCTTATTATGCCGCACAATGTGTTCTTGCACTCTGCTCTTGTTCAGTCAAGGCAGGTTGACCGCAGCAAGAAAGGCCGGGTTCAAGAAGCTCTTAATTATTACTCTATAGAGTCCACCCTTGCCCTTGTTGTCTcctttatcataaatatatttgtcaCAACAGTGTTCGCTAAGGGTTTTTATGGTTCTGAACTTGCAAACAGCATTGGTCTTGCAAATGCAGGACAGTATCTTGAGGAGACATATGGGGGTGGACTGTTTCCAATTTTATACATATGGGGTATTGGGTTATTAGCAGCAGGTCAAAGTAGCACTATTACTGGTACTTATGCTGGACAATTCATCATGGGAGGttttctaaatttgagattaaaGAAGTGGATGAGGGCATTGATTACTCGAAGTTGTGCAATAATCCCAACCATGATAGTTGCTCTTTTATTTGACACCTCCGAGGGATCGTTAGATGTTCTGAATGAGTGGCTCAATGTTCTTCAGTCAGTTCAAATCCCCTTTGCACTTATTCCCTTGCTTTATCTGGTGTCAAAGGAGCAAATAATGGGCACTTTCAGAATTGGCTATGTTCTCAAG ATTACATCATGGCTTGTGGCTGCTCTGGTGATAGTGATTAATGGCTATCTTTTGACGGAATTCTTTTCCTCCGAAGTTAATGGTCCCTTGTTTGGCGCTGTAGTGGGTGCAATAACTGCTGCATATGTTGCATTCTTACTATACCTTATATGGAGGGCCATTGCTTTTTACCTTGGCAAAGCATAA